One Pseudoclavibacter endophyticus DNA segment encodes these proteins:
- a CDS encoding ABC transporter permease: MTATSTTNDVDRGAILAALASRERPPRPNALSTSLTFGWRALLKIRHVPEQLFDVTIFPIMFTLMFTFLFGGALAGSVEGYVQFLLPGILVQTVVMITMYTGTTLRTDLEKGVFDRFRSLPIWRPSPLVGMLLGDAARFSLASLIICLLGLIIGWRPEGGFTGVVLGVLLTLVFSFSIGWVWTFISLIVRSANAVMGVSMMVIMPLTFVSNIFVDPSTMPGWLQAFVNANPISHLVTAVRDLMGGTPVGIELAMTLIYSVALVIIFGSLTMWRYRDAK, encoded by the coding sequence GTGACCGCAACATCCACCACGAACGACGTCGATCGCGGCGCGATCCTCGCGGCGCTCGCAAGCCGCGAGCGCCCGCCCCGACCGAACGCACTGTCGACCTCGCTGACATTCGGCTGGCGCGCGCTGCTGAAGATCCGTCACGTCCCCGAGCAGCTGTTCGATGTGACGATCTTCCCGATCATGTTCACCCTCATGTTCACGTTCCTCTTCGGCGGCGCGCTCGCCGGCAGCGTCGAGGGCTACGTGCAGTTCCTGCTGCCGGGCATCCTCGTGCAGACCGTCGTCATGATCACGATGTACACGGGCACGACGCTGCGCACCGACCTCGAGAAAGGTGTGTTCGACCGATTCCGGTCACTGCCGATCTGGCGGCCGTCGCCGCTCGTCGGCATGCTGCTCGGCGACGCGGCGAGGTTCTCGCTCGCCTCGCTCATCATCTGCCTGCTCGGCCTCATCATCGGCTGGCGACCAGAAGGCGGATTCACGGGCGTCGTGCTCGGCGTGCTGCTGACGCTCGTGTTCTCGTTCAGCATCGGCTGGGTGTGGACCTTCATCAGCCTCATCGTGCGCTCCGCCAACGCCGTCATGGGCGTGAGCATGATGGTGATCATGCCCCTCACGTTCGTGAGCAACATCTTCGTCGACCCGTCGACCATGCCGGGGTGGCTGCAGGCCTTCGTGAACGCCAACCCGATCTCGCACCTCGTCACCGCGGTGCGCGATCTCATGGGCGGCACGCCGGTGGGCATCGAGCTCGCCATGACGCTGATCTACTCGGTCGCGCTCGTGATCATCTTCGGCTCGCTCACCATGTGGCGCTATCGCGAC
- a CDS encoding ATP-binding cassette domain-containing protein, with amino-acid sequence MADLAIETHGLVKTFGKNRAVDGVDLAIAPGGVHGFLGPNGAGKTTVIRMLATLLRPDAGTATVLGRDVVRDATEVRRRVSLTGQFASVDEDLTGRENLRLIGRLFGYTGESARQRADELLEAFSLADAGNRQVKKYSGGMRRRLDIAASITVTPELLFLDEPTTGLDPRARNEVWGIIRAMVASGTTVLLTTQYLEEADQLADKISVIDSGRIVAEGTSPQLKASVGTGSLVVRVMEADERPRAREVLERALGIELREETDPTGLTGSVSGTAAVSTALDALKTTGIEVAQLSLGQPTLDEVFLAITGHTAEPSASDEHENTTDGALA; translated from the coding sequence ATGGCCGACCTCGCCATCGAAACGCACGGGCTCGTCAAGACGTTCGGCAAGAACCGGGCCGTCGACGGCGTCGACCTCGCCATCGCTCCCGGTGGAGTGCACGGCTTCCTCGGACCGAACGGCGCCGGCAAGACCACCGTGATCCGCATGCTCGCCACCCTGCTCCGGCCCGATGCCGGAACGGCGACCGTGCTGGGCCGCGACGTGGTCCGCGACGCCACGGAAGTGCGCCGGCGCGTCAGCCTGACGGGCCAGTTCGCATCGGTCGATGAAGACCTCACGGGCCGCGAGAACCTGCGGCTCATCGGCCGCCTCTTCGGCTACACGGGCGAAAGCGCGCGACAGCGCGCTGATGAGCTCCTCGAGGCATTCAGCCTCGCCGACGCGGGCAATCGACAGGTCAAGAAGTACTCGGGCGGCATGCGGCGCCGGCTCGACATCGCGGCGTCGATCACCGTCACCCCCGAGCTGCTGTTTCTCGACGAGCCCACCACGGGCCTTGATCCGCGCGCCCGAAACGAGGTGTGGGGCATCATCCGCGCCATGGTGGCGAGCGGCACAACCGTCTTGCTCACGACGCAGTATCTCGAGGAGGCCGACCAGCTCGCCGACAAGATCAGCGTTATCGACTCGGGCAGGATCGTCGCGGAAGGCACCTCGCCCCAGTTGAAGGCGTCCGTCGGCACCGGCTCGCTCGTCGTGCGTGTCATGGAGGCCGACGAGCGCCCACGCGCCCGCGAGGTGCTCGAACGGGCGCTCGGCATCGAACTCCGCGAAGAGACCGACCCGACCGGGCTCACCGGCTCGGTGTCCGGCACGGCGGCCGTGAGCACGGCGCTCGACGCGCTGAAGACGACCGGCATCGAGGTCGCTCAGCTCTCCCTCGGCCAGCCGACCCTCGACGAGGTGTTCCTCGCGATCACGGGGCACACGGCCGAGCCCTCGGCGAGCGATGAACACGAGAATACGACGGACGGGGCCTTGGCGTGA